One genomic segment of Pongo pygmaeus isolate AG05252 chromosome 19, NHGRI_mPonPyg2-v2.0_pri, whole genome shotgun sequence includes these proteins:
- the GIP gene encoding gastric inhibitory polypeptide, giving the protein MVAMKTFAPLLLSLFLAVGLGEKKEGHSSPLPSLPVGSHAKVSSPQPRGPRYAEGTFISDYSIAMDKIHQQDFVNWLLAQKGKKNDWKHNITQREARALELASQANRKEEEAVEPQSSPAKNPSDEDLLRDLLIQELLACLVDQTNLCRLRSR; this is encoded by the exons ATGGTGGCCATGAAGACCTTTGCTCCGCTGCTGCTGTCCCTGTTCCTGGCAGTGGGActaggagagaagaaagagggtcACTCCag ccctctcccctccctgcctgtTGGATCTCATGCTAAGGTGAGCAGCCCTCAACCTCGAGGCCCCAGGTACGCGGAAGGGACTTTCATCAGTGACTACAGTATTGCCATGGACAAGATTCACCAACAAGACTTTGTGAACTGGCTGCTGGCCCAAAAGGGGAAGAAGAATGA CTGGAAACACAACATCACCCAGAGGGAGGCTCGGGCACTGGAGCTGGCCAGTCAAGCTaataggaaggaggaggaggcagtggaGCCACAGAG CTCCCCAGCCAAGAACCCCAGCGATGAAGATTTGCTGCGGGACTTGCTGATTCAAGAGCTGTTGGCCTGCTTGGTGGATCAGACAAACCTCTGCAGGCTCAG